In Arachis stenosperma cultivar V10309 chromosome 1, arast.V10309.gnm1.PFL2, whole genome shotgun sequence, one DNA window encodes the following:
- the LOC130944521 gene encoding uncharacterized protein LOC130944521 yields the protein MRTAVLFLTAFLLIAATPSPSQSLSFAPFFRFHRLLSLSRSLLHSVADLRATRGDVSGAQRARALAQKLDGGLGLGFWRMALGAAWDYAWNWRNLPLAPAELYGAVSDLNELMTGLSELTRLESSAERSAWVARNYQNVFIVSKSLSAKLLKAFSQSGVLREVVETVQKEVVEGGLIRDCLELGSKDFSSLIQLLKDSLLQFFPLSDRNPEL from the exons ATGAGAACCGCCGTTCTCTTCCTCACCGCTTTCCTTCTGATCGCAGCAACGCCCTCTCCCTCCCAATCCCTCTCCTTCGCTCCCTTCTTCCGCTTCCACCGCCTTCTCTCCCTCTCCAGGTCCCTACTCCACAGTGTCGCCGACCTCCGCGCCACTCGCGGCGACGTCTCCGGAGCCCAACGAGCCCGGGCACTAGCTCAGAAGCTTGACGGAGGGCTGGGCCTTGGGTTCTGGAGGATGGCGTTGGGTGCCGCATGGGACTACGCGTGGAATTGGAGGAACCTGCCCCTCGCGCCCGCGGAATTATATGGCGCCGTTTCGGACTTGAACGAGTTGATGACGGGACTCAGTGAGTTGACTCGCTTGGAATCGTCCGCCGAAAGGTCTGCCTGGGTTGCCCGAAATTACCAAAATGTATTCATTGTCTCTAAATCTCTCTCCGCCAAGCTGCTTAAAGCGTTTAGCCAATCG GGTGTGTTGAGAGAAGTGGTGGAGACGGTGCAAAAAGAGGTGGTGGAAGGTGGATTAATAAGAGATTGTCTTGAATTGGGTAGCAAGGATTTTAGTTCTTTGATTCAGCTTCTCAAGGATTCACTCTTGCaattctttcctctttctgatCGAAATCCTGAGCTATAG
- the LOC130940990 gene encoding uncharacterized protein LOC130940990: protein MDVDAIGEHAEKLKAVRIDNDNDDDNAVDEDIVLDEFEDDDDDDEEEEEAVTLGFVEKPKNEWSLGRQFFPSKAGGVPAWLDPVDIPSGRSSICDICGEPLQFLVQVYAPTKKESAFHRMLFVFMCRSMKCLLRDQHEQWQRDPEKPSRSVKVFRCQLPRFNPFYSSEPPKNDGNYKPSGGGAAFCNWCGTWKGDKLCSSCRQVRYCSEKHQVMSWRSGHKIACQQMKVSSAIGESNKSGATSLDSHKVGSKNVWPEFEIIIEHESEYNTDIPEDNALSNSLISKNKIDDTMNSIMDSFQGDDDKKSWVYFQERIAKAPEQVLRYYRDTNAKPIWPVSSGRPSNADIPKCSYCGGPRCHEFQILPQLLYYFGVDNEADSLDWASIVVYACEASCEAGLTYKDEYAFVQLFSPSPNTIH, encoded by the exons ATGGATGTTGACGCCATTGGAGAGCATGCTGAGAAGCTCAAGGCCGTTCGAATTGACAATgacaatgatgatgataatgctGTTGATGAAGACATTGTTCTAGACGAATTCGAAGATGACGACGACGatgacgaagaagaagaagaagctgtcACTCTTGGTTTCGTTGAGAAGCCCAAAAATGAATGGTCTCTTGGGCGCCAATTTTTCCCGAGCAAAGCTGGTGGAGTACCG GCTTGGCTTGATCCCGTGGATATACCATCAGGGAGGTCATCAATTTGTGACATTTGTGGCGAACCTTTACAATTCCTGGTTCAG GTTTATGCACCTACTAAGAAGGAAAGTGCATTTCACCGGATGCTGTTTGTTTTCATGTGCCGTTCGATGAAATGTCTTCTCAGGGATCAGCATGAACAGTGGCAACGCGATCCAGAGAAGCCATCTAGAAG TGTGAAGGTTTTCCGTTGTCAGTTACCTCGCTTTAATCCTTTTTACTCGAGTGAACCCCCTAAGAATGATGGGAATTACAAACCTTCTGGCGGTGGAG ctGCTTTTTGCAATTGGTGTGGAACATGGAAAGGAGATAAACTCTGCAGTAGTTGCAGACAAGTGCGGTACTGCTCCGAGAAACACCAG GTAATGAGTTGGCGCTCAGGTCATAAAATTGCTTGCCAGCAGATGAAAGTTTCTTCAGCTATTGGTGAATCCAATAAAAGTGGAGCCACTTCATTGGATTCTCATAAAG ttggaagcaagaatgtgTGGCCTGAATTTGAAATCATCATTGAACATGAAAGTGAATATAACACAGACATTCCTGAGGATAATGCCTTATCTAATTCCTTGATCTCGAAGAACAAGATTGATGACACAATGAAttcaattatggatagttttcAG GGTGATGATGACAAAAAGAGTTGGGTTTACTTCCAAGAACGCATTGCCAAGGCCCCTGAACAAGTGTTGAg GTACTATAGGGATACAAATGCGAAGCCAATATGGCCTGTTTCGAGTGGTCGGCCATCCAATGCTGATATCCCTAAATGCAGTTACTGTGGTGGACCAAGGTGTCATGAATTTCAG ATTTTACCACAGCTGCTATATTACTTCGGGGTAGACAACGAAGCGGACTCTTTGGACTGGGCTTCAATTGTGGTGTATGCATGTGAAGCTTCTTGCGAGGCAGGTTTGACTTACAAAGATGAGTATGCTTTTGTTCAACTTTTTTCACCTTCCCCTAATACGATACACTGA